One genomic segment of Desulfocapsa sulfexigens DSM 10523 includes these proteins:
- a CDS encoding chorismate synthase, whose product MNSFGHMFRVSIFGESHGIQIGVVIDGCPPGIALTEDDLKEDFARRRAGGRGTTPRVEPDIPSIVSGVFQGKTTGAPLTIVFENTNIKSGDYSNLWDQPRPGHADYTAQQKYSGYNDPRGGGHFSGRITLGIVAAGVVAKKILGSVSVTATLIEAGGSKDIAAAVEAAIEAKDSIGGLIECRCTNMPVGLGEPFFDSAEALIAHMVFAVPATRGIEFGSGFASASMKGSEHNDCITDEEGKTATNNASGINGGITNGNDIVFRVPIKPTSSIGLPQDTYNFKEKSVSTLLIEGRHDVCIAIRIPVVIECATAIVLADLMLRERRG is encoded by the coding sequence ATGAATAGTTTTGGCCATATGTTTCGAGTTTCCATTTTCGGTGAAAGCCATGGTATCCAGATTGGTGTGGTGATCGATGGCTGCCCTCCAGGAATAGCACTTACTGAGGATGATCTTAAAGAAGATTTTGCTCGGCGGCGTGCTGGTGGTCGTGGCACAACTCCGCGGGTTGAGCCGGATATCCCAAGTATTGTTTCCGGTGTGTTTCAGGGAAAAACAACCGGAGCGCCACTCACCATCGTTTTTGAAAACACCAATATTAAATCGGGCGATTATTCTAACCTCTGGGATCAACCGCGACCGGGCCATGCCGATTATACAGCCCAGCAGAAGTACAGCGGGTATAATGACCCGCGGGGTGGTGGTCATTTTTCAGGAAGGATTACCCTGGGTATTGTGGCAGCAGGGGTGGTTGCCAAGAAGATCCTTGGTTCAGTTTCCGTCACTGCCACGCTGATCGAGGCGGGTGGCAGTAAAGATATTGCAGCAGCGGTGGAAGCAGCTATTGAGGCTAAAGACTCCATCGGTGGTCTTATTGAATGTCGCTGTACCAATATGCCTGTGGGGCTGGGGGAACCGTTTTTTGATTCTGCGGAAGCATTGATTGCCCATATGGTTTTTGCCGTACCAGCTACCCGAGGTATTGAGTTTGGCTCAGGCTTTGCTTCAGCGTCCATGAAGGGCAGTGAACACAATGACTGTATCACCGACGAAGAGGGGAAAACAGCCACAAATAATGCCAGTGGCATAAATGGCGGCATCACCAATGGTAATGATATTGTCTTCCGGGTACCTATTAAGCCTACATCAAGCATAGGTCTTCCCCAGGATACCTATAATTTTAAAGAAAAATCTGTATCTACCCTTCTTATTGAAGGGCGCCATGATGTGTGTATTGCGATCAGGATTCCAGTGGTTATTGAATGTGCAACTGCCATTGTTCTCGCAGACTTGATGCTGCGCGAACGCAGGGGCTGA
- a CDS encoding transposase: MSRPLRIEYPGAWYHVMNRGRRKEKIFFSPKDYELFLTVLYETAEIFNLKVSAYCLMPNHYHLLLHTPDGNISRCMRHINGVYTQRFNRANKKDGQLFRGRFKAVVVDNDNHLLEVLRYIHNNPLRAGMIENADDFKWSSYKGYCSRAKKWDWLYKDFLLAMFSDNQGHARKIYLEFMQEQESEKILNFYTKKNLSSILGNDGFKDWIRERFQELRFKQDIPKSKELGLRGDIIRELVCKEFKIGHDELMHSKRGSMNLSRDVAIFLQRKYCGQTLTELGVDYNIASYSSVSSAFERTKLRLLKDRKLQRRVSKIETKLNKGQRETCPPPS; the protein is encoded by the coding sequence ATGTCAAGACCACTACGTATAGAATATCCAGGCGCCTGGTATCATGTTATGAACCGGGGTAGGCGAAAAGAGAAGATATTCTTTTCGCCAAAGGATTATGAGCTTTTCCTCACCGTCCTTTATGAAACCGCGGAAATATTTAATCTCAAAGTTTCCGCCTACTGCCTTATGCCTAACCATTATCATCTACTACTCCATACCCCTGATGGTAATATCTCTCGCTGCATGAGGCACATCAACGGCGTTTATACCCAACGCTTCAATCGAGCAAACAAAAAAGACGGGCAGTTGTTCCGCGGACGTTTCAAGGCTGTCGTTGTGGATAACGATAATCATCTCCTTGAGGTGTTGCGCTACATCCACAACAATCCATTGCGGGCAGGGATGATTGAAAATGCGGATGATTTCAAATGGAGTAGTTATAAAGGATATTGTTCCAGGGCCAAAAAGTGGGATTGGTTATATAAGGATTTTTTATTGGCCATGTTTTCTGACAATCAAGGTCATGCCAGGAAGATATACCTGGAATTTATGCAGGAACAGGAATCAGAGAAAATTCTAAACTTTTATACGAAGAAAAATTTGTCTTCCATCCTCGGTAATGATGGGTTTAAAGATTGGATAAGGGAAAGGTTTCAAGAGTTACGATTTAAGCAAGATATACCTAAATCGAAAGAACTTGGGTTGAGAGGGGATATTATCAGAGAATTGGTGTGTAAAGAATTCAAGATTGGACATGATGAGCTCATGCATTCAAAACGTGGATCAATGAATCTTTCACGGGATGTGGCCATTTTTCTGCAGAGAAAATATTGCGGTCAAACCCTTACTGAATTGGGCGTGGATTATAACATTGCCAGTTATAGTAGTGTAAGCAGTGCGTTTGAGAGAACAAAGTTGCGATTGTTAAAAGATCGGAAACTACAAAGAAGGGTGTCCAAAATTGAAACCAAGCTCAACAAAGGTCAAAGGGAGACTTGCCCCCCCCCCTCTTGA
- a CDS encoding SO_0444 family Cu/Zn efflux transporter, with translation MTAITFLTQVLQASWWLLVQSAPYMLFGLLIGGMLKVFLSADYVARHLGRGRFSSVIKASLLGIPIPLCSCGVLPAAASLKKQGANKGATAAFLISTPESGVDSISITYALLDPIMTVARPVSAFISAMVAGIGINLFQPPDREKSPVALTLAQSNCGCSGECSNSTETDQRIINRLTSGLRYAAFDIWGDLAGWFFVGLIAAGVITVLIPDELIRSYLGGGLSSMLLMLCLGIPLYICATASTPVAAAFILKGVSPGTALVFLLVGPATNITSLSVLFGILGKKATAIYLAAIASIAVICGLILDMIYLSLGISATAIVGKASEILPQYISMLAVLLLAILSIVPLLTALKKR, from the coding sequence ATGACTGCAATAACCTTTCTCACCCAAGTACTTCAGGCAAGCTGGTGGCTTCTTGTCCAATCGGCACCCTATATGCTCTTCGGCCTGCTCATTGGTGGAATGTTGAAGGTGTTTCTCTCAGCAGATTACGTTGCCAGACATCTAGGTCGTGGACGTTTCAGCTCGGTCATCAAGGCATCATTATTGGGAATTCCAATTCCACTCTGCTCCTGCGGAGTATTACCCGCTGCCGCCTCCCTCAAGAAACAGGGGGCAAATAAAGGTGCCACAGCCGCATTTCTTATTTCCACCCCCGAATCCGGAGTAGACTCCATCTCCATCACCTATGCCCTCCTCGACCCGATCATGACAGTCGCACGCCCAGTTTCCGCATTTATTTCTGCAATGGTAGCTGGTATTGGCATTAATTTATTTCAGCCTCCAGACCGTGAAAAGAGCCCTGTGGCTTTAACGCTTGCCCAATCGAATTGTGGTTGTTCAGGAGAATGTTCCAACTCTACGGAGACAGATCAACGAATCATTAACAGACTGACTTCAGGACTGCGTTATGCAGCCTTTGATATATGGGGGGATCTGGCAGGATGGTTTTTTGTGGGGCTTATTGCAGCGGGTGTTATTACCGTTCTTATACCGGACGAACTGATACGCAGCTATCTTGGAGGTGGATTATCATCTATGCTCCTTATGCTCTGTCTTGGAATCCCGCTGTACATCTGTGCCACAGCATCAACACCTGTCGCTGCGGCATTTATCCTGAAAGGGGTAAGCCCGGGTACTGCCCTGGTCTTTCTGCTTGTAGGACCTGCAACCAATATAACTTCTCTGTCAGTACTTTTTGGAATTCTAGGCAAAAAAGCCACGGCAATCTACCTTGCTGCCATAGCAAGTATTGCAGTAATCTGTGGCCTGATCCTGGACATGATCTACTTGTCCCTGGGAATATCCGCAACAGCCATTGTTGGCAAGGCCAGTGAGATTCTTCCTCAATACATTTCAATGCTGGCAGTTCTGCTTTTAGCTATTCTGTCGATTGTGCCTTTGCTAACTGCACTAAAAAAACGCTAA
- a CDS encoding ArsR/SmtB family transcription factor, translated as MPSEENLKDLCNCRCIHESRVSDATAHALPEHENLHMAQLFKAMGDANRLKVLWALEKEEMCVCDIAAFLKVSESAVSHQLRMLRQLHLVSNRREGQVLYYRLNDHHINELMLIALKHTRE; from the coding sequence ATGCCCTCTGAAGAAAACTTAAAAGACCTTTGCAACTGCAGATGTATTCATGAATCTCGCGTTTCAGATGCAACTGCACATGCCCTGCCAGAACATGAAAATCTGCATATGGCACAGCTTTTCAAAGCCATGGGAGATGCCAATCGTTTAAAAGTCCTCTGGGCCCTTGAAAAGGAGGAGATGTGCGTCTGTGACATAGCAGCTTTTCTTAAGGTTTCAGAGTCTGCAGTGAGCCATCAACTCCGCATGCTGCGACAACTGCATCTGGTCAGCAATAGACGAGAGGGGCAGGTACTCTATTATCGGCTCAACGACCATCATATCAATGAACTTATGCTGATAGCGTTGAAACACACCAGAGAGTAA
- the hrpB gene encoding ATP-dependent helicase HrpB has product MKTELPNLPIHTVLPDIQYGLNKHQSIVLAAETGSGKTTIVPLVLIDEPWLGGKKIIMLEPRRLAARMAAKRMSDLIGDTIGNTIGYRIRFDKKVSGNTKIEVVTEGTFIRIIQNDPELANIGLVIFDEFHLRSIQSDLALALCLDIQQLRDDLKIMIMSASMDSSKVAEILGGAPVISGKGRCFPVTTHYLKRFSSDYPVQRTIKAIQRSLAQDTGDILVFLPGAGEIKAVQGQITGDVLCLPLYGNLPQEKQDRIFAVTAKRKVILATPIAETSLTIEGITVVIDSGLMKVPQFSPTSGLTALHTVPISKASAEQRAGRAGRLGPGICYRLWLESEHHSKADFLAPEIIGADLAPLILQLLRWGVSDPKELQWLDPPREGAVLQARELLIQLGIIDLKGTLTDIGKKAGALPLHPRLALMLLYGKQQGHGILACRLAALLHNRDLFRGGNAQQSSDIEDRLDILDLFEKEGATMVRARGADPSLCRRILKEALQYQHILKINDKEETKSHFHESGNLLAIAYPDRIAMRTTGTSQHLLASGRGAILPEGDHLHRADFLVAAHLDGGKKQGRIFLAAALTLEEILFSHAHLLTNEERVEWTGSRVECQSVLSLGSLTIKKEALVNVSPERILHCLTEGIRQSGLHCLNWQQKSRDLQTKIQIAHEFAPDQWPDVSDQTLAKDLSWLEPYIGSLTSLKQLKKLDLHTILLSRLSWKKQQKLDDLFPSHYSAPSGSRIKIQYLPGEAPVLAVRIQEIFGATETPTIFDGKIPVTIHLLSPARRPVQVTGDLPSFWKNTYPEVKKELAGRYPKHYWPDNPLLAQATARCKPRR; this is encoded by the coding sequence ATGAAGACTGAACTCCCCAACCTCCCTATACATACAGTATTACCTGACATCCAATATGGCCTCAACAAACACCAGTCCATTGTTCTTGCTGCAGAAACCGGCTCCGGAAAAACAACGATTGTCCCTCTTGTCCTGATCGATGAACCATGGTTGGGGGGAAAAAAAATCATCATGCTGGAACCCAGACGACTGGCTGCCCGCATGGCTGCCAAACGAATGAGCGACCTGATCGGTGACACCATCGGCAACACAATTGGCTACCGCATCCGCTTTGACAAAAAAGTATCCGGAAACACCAAAATTGAGGTGGTGACCGAAGGAACCTTTATAAGAATAATTCAAAACGACCCTGAACTTGCAAATATCGGACTGGTCATTTTTGATGAATTCCACCTTCGCTCCATCCAGTCTGATCTTGCACTGGCCCTTTGCTTAGATATCCAGCAGCTTCGAGATGATCTTAAAATTATGATTATGTCTGCAAGCATGGACAGCTCCAAGGTGGCAGAGATTCTCGGGGGAGCGCCGGTAATCTCTGGAAAAGGGCGATGTTTTCCAGTAACCACCCACTACCTCAAACGATTCTCATCCGACTACCCTGTTCAGCGTACAATAAAAGCCATCCAGCGTTCCCTTGCACAGGATACAGGGGATATCCTTGTTTTTTTACCGGGTGCAGGTGAAATCAAGGCAGTTCAAGGACAGATTACTGGAGACGTTCTCTGTCTGCCATTGTATGGCAACCTTCCGCAGGAAAAGCAGGATAGAATTTTTGCAGTAACGGCTAAAAGAAAAGTGATCCTGGCAACCCCTATTGCAGAAACTAGCCTCACGATTGAAGGCATCACTGTTGTCATTGATTCCGGACTGATGAAAGTTCCTCAGTTCTCCCCCACGAGTGGCTTAACTGCTCTGCACACAGTACCCATATCAAAGGCTTCGGCTGAACAAAGAGCCGGCCGTGCCGGACGCCTTGGCCCTGGAATCTGTTATCGATTGTGGCTTGAGAGCGAACATCATTCAAAAGCCGATTTTCTTGCCCCCGAAATTATTGGAGCAGATCTGGCCCCCTTGATACTTCAACTTTTACGCTGGGGAGTATCAGATCCTAAAGAACTCCAATGGCTTGATCCACCTCGTGAAGGAGCTGTATTACAGGCCCGGGAACTTCTCATCCAGCTTGGAATAATTGACCTTAAAGGAACACTTACTGACATTGGCAAAAAGGCAGGGGCTCTCCCCCTGCATCCCCGTCTTGCCCTGATGCTCCTCTACGGCAAGCAACAGGGGCATGGCATACTTGCCTGCCGCCTTGCTGCATTATTACACAATAGAGATCTTTTTCGTGGTGGCAATGCTCAACAAAGTTCTGATATTGAAGACCGCCTGGATATCCTTGACCTGTTTGAAAAGGAAGGAGCCACCATGGTTCGGGCAAGGGGTGCAGATCCGTCACTCTGCCGCCGTATCCTTAAGGAGGCCCTGCAATACCAGCACATTTTGAAGATAAACGACAAAGAAGAGACTAAAAGCCACTTTCATGAATCCGGCAATCTCCTGGCAATTGCATATCCAGACCGCATTGCCATGAGAACAACCGGGACCAGTCAGCACTTACTTGCATCAGGCCGGGGTGCTATACTTCCGGAAGGTGACCACCTCCATCGAGCAGATTTCCTGGTAGCGGCACATCTCGATGGTGGAAAAAAACAGGGTCGTATTTTCCTCGCTGCTGCCCTGACTCTTGAAGAAATCCTTTTTTCCCACGCTCATCTGTTAACAAATGAAGAGAGAGTGGAGTGGACAGGATCCAGAGTTGAATGCCAATCCGTTCTCTCCCTTGGCAGCCTTACAATCAAAAAAGAAGCTCTTGTAAATGTTTCCCCAGAACGAATTCTCCACTGCCTTACAGAAGGGATTCGCCAATCCGGCCTGCACTGTTTAAACTGGCAACAAAAAAGCCGCGATCTCCAGACCAAGATCCAAATAGCCCACGAATTCGCTCCAGACCAATGGCCCGATGTCTCCGACCAGACACTCGCCAAAGACCTCTCCTGGCTTGAGCCATACATTGGATCTCTTACCAGCCTCAAACAACTCAAAAAACTTGACCTTCACACTATACTTTTATCCAGGCTTTCCTGGAAAAAGCAGCAGAAACTTGACGATTTGTTTCCAAGCCATTATTCAGCCCCCAGCGGTTCCAGAATTAAGATACAATACCTACCCGGAGAAGCACCAGTTCTTGCTGTACGTATTCAGGAAATATTTGGAGCCACTGAAACTCCGACCATTTTTGATGGAAAAATTCCCGTTACAATTCATCTCCTCTCTCCTGCGAGACGACCTGTTCAGGTAACCGGTGACCTTCCCTCTTTCTGGAAAAACACCTACCCGGAAGTAAAAAAAGAACTCGCCGGCCGGTACCCAAAACACTACTGGCCAGACAACCCGCTGCTTGCCCAGGCAACTGCCCGCTGCAAACCCCGACGCTAA
- a CDS encoding dihydrofolate reductase, which translates to MELILIAAMAHNRVIGRNNSIPWHVPEEMQFFKKTTMGHAVIMGRKTYDSIASPLPGRFNVVLSRDKDPQIAGCMVTSNLIAGIECCKGYEKIFIIGGRTLYSEAMNMVDTVLLSVLDKEYEGDVFFPHLPKEQFDHVSEKRMGETDRFTLHTYRRKHPTIHSELS; encoded by the coding sequence ATGGAACTTATTCTCATAGCAGCCATGGCCCACAACAGGGTAATCGGTCGCAACAACAGCATTCCCTGGCATGTTCCCGAAGAGATGCAGTTTTTCAAAAAAACCACCATGGGCCATGCTGTGATCATGGGGAGAAAGACCTACGACTCCATTGCCAGCCCCCTTCCTGGCCGTTTTAATGTGGTGCTCAGCAGAGATAAAGATCCCCAGATAGCTGGATGCATGGTGACAAGCAACCTTATCGCCGGGATCGAATGCTGCAAAGGTTATGAGAAAATTTTCATCATTGGAGGAAGGACTCTTTATTCCGAAGCCATGAATATGGTCGACACAGTTCTACTCTCCGTTCTTGATAAAGAATATGAGGGAGACGTCTTTTTTCCTCATCTCCCCAAGGAACAATTCGACCATGTGTCAGAGAAAAGAATGGGGGAAACGGACAGATTCACTCTGCACACCTATCGACGCAAACATCCGACTATCCATTCAGAACTCAGTTGA
- a CDS encoding MJ0042-type zinc finger domain-containing protein, whose amino-acid sequence MNIDCPHCGVHGSVDDSLAGKKLRCPKCSKVFLITENILPEVEDVGIVHQEILYDDKPQEPEIAEQEVLEVEDDADPEEIEALEEEEIAVEIEEPEELIEDSDEIPTPEETPVEEDSNLEECSVCGQSFTPEFMVVVGSKRYCALCQPDSEEEGGELPDKTENDNDPEEDDGDILALMADGEEADVEEEGVLLQACSGCGESLHPDFLEKVGAEHYCALCVPEDVDDSDDTGDDGGIENIETEEEEEPEHALLEDEELLEKELPSSEDENAEVADEDGYLKEPCSVCGEAFHPDFMQEVDGQLYCGVCQPEVIEEVVNDEEADRGTDDSTDTMVAEDEDSFESDAQFTIGELVKEAWQKTRGAKGSIWGGVMAMYLIVFAVSFGGMAASQAFYKGTDPMVLAGANITLQLVSSWLSMLMTGGVMLIGVRRALEQRVSWKMAFAGFSKALSMTVAIILQSILIVIGFILLVLPGIYLAVGYALTLPLILDKGMGPWEALEASRKAIHKKWWTVFGLYLVMLLISTVAAIPLGLGLIWVIPMYFVLVGVLYVHLFGIDESIEEELDEDPEEYFEDDEEEYEESSDDESEEQDTELKEPFVEPESK is encoded by the coding sequence ATGAATATAGATTGTCCCCATTGCGGGGTGCATGGGTCTGTAGATGATTCTCTTGCAGGAAAGAAACTGCGTTGCCCTAAATGCAGTAAGGTTTTTTTGATCACCGAGAATATCCTTCCCGAGGTTGAAGACGTTGGTATTGTGCACCAGGAAATACTGTATGATGATAAGCCCCAGGAACCTGAAATTGCCGAGCAGGAAGTGCTGGAAGTTGAAGATGATGCCGATCCCGAAGAAATCGAGGCACTGGAAGAGGAAGAAATAGCAGTAGAGATCGAAGAACCTGAGGAGCTGATTGAAGATTCGGATGAAATTCCGACTCCCGAAGAGACACCTGTTGAAGAGGATTCGAATCTGGAAGAGTGTTCGGTCTGCGGACAGTCCTTTACACCTGAATTTATGGTAGTGGTTGGATCTAAACGCTACTGCGCCCTCTGTCAGCCTGATTCTGAAGAAGAGGGGGGTGAGCTTCCTGACAAGACAGAGAATGACAACGACCCCGAGGAAGATGACGGTGACATTCTTGCTCTTATGGCCGATGGAGAAGAGGCTGATGTTGAAGAGGAGGGAGTTTTGCTTCAGGCCTGTTCAGGTTGTGGGGAATCACTCCACCCTGATTTCCTTGAAAAAGTTGGGGCTGAGCATTATTGTGCCCTCTGTGTTCCCGAGGACGTTGATGACTCTGATGACACTGGCGATGATGGAGGCATAGAAAATATAGAAACGGAGGAGGAAGAGGAGCCTGAACATGCCTTGCTAGAGGATGAAGAGTTGCTGGAGAAGGAATTGCCTTCCTCTGAAGATGAGAATGCTGAAGTTGCGGATGAAGATGGGTATCTCAAAGAGCCCTGCTCTGTCTGTGGTGAAGCATTTCACCCCGATTTTATGCAGGAAGTTGATGGCCAATTGTACTGTGGGGTGTGTCAGCCGGAAGTCATTGAAGAAGTGGTAAATGATGAGGAGGCGGATAGGGGTACCGATGACAGTACAGATACCATGGTTGCAGAAGATGAGGACTCTTTTGAATCCGACGCACAATTCACTATTGGTGAACTTGTAAAAGAGGCATGGCAGAAAACCAGGGGAGCAAAGGGTTCTATCTGGGGTGGTGTGATGGCCATGTATCTGATTGTCTTTGCCGTGAGTTTTGGTGGAATGGCAGCCTCTCAGGCCTTCTATAAGGGAACTGATCCGATGGTGCTGGCAGGTGCAAACATTACCTTGCAGCTCGTATCTAGCTGGCTTTCCATGCTTATGACTGGTGGTGTCATGCTTATCGGTGTCCGGCGTGCCCTTGAACAGCGGGTGAGTTGGAAGATGGCTTTTGCCGGTTTTTCTAAAGCTTTGTCCATGACCGTCGCGATTATTCTTCAGAGTATTCTTATTGTTATTGGGTTTATTCTCCTTGTTCTCCCGGGGATCTATCTTGCTGTTGGGTATGCCCTGACTCTGCCGCTCATTCTCGATAAGGGGATGGGGCCATGGGAGGCACTTGAAGCATCCCGCAAAGCGATTCATAAGAAATGGTGGACTGTTTTTGGACTGTACCTGGTGATGCTGCTTATATCCACGGTTGCAGCTATTCCTCTCGGGTTGGGCCTGATATGGGTTATTCCGATGTACTTTGTTCTTGTCGGTGTCCTTTATGTACATCTTTTTGGTATCGATGAAAGTATTGAAGAAGAGTTGGATGAAGATCCTGAGGAATATTTTGAGGATGATGAAGAAGAGTATGAAGAGAGCTCAGATGATGAGTCTGAAGAACAAGATACTGAGCTGAAGGAGCCTTTCGTGGAGCCGGAAAGTAAATAG
- a CDS encoding DMT family transporter, which translates to MRSLKVHLLMFICAAIVSGSFPVVAAISHALDPIVLTLIRFALATIVFAPIVWVRYSFVISPGTFFRYSLISATLVFFFWCMFLSLRYTTALSSSAIYTIVPGLAGVYAMLINKERLGRARLIALFLGIAGALWIIFKGDVALLAEFSWNRGDLIFLAGCFFVGLYGPLVGLFHRGEPMLQMSFWIMFTGTLWLLLLAGSRLSDVSWASVSLEVWTGIVYLAVFSTSITFFLTQYSILFLGPTRVMAYSYLNPAFVLVLDLFFYGTWPGVRILPGVLIVLAAMVVVQRMKSPGK; encoded by the coding sequence ATGCGTTCCCTTAAGGTCCATCTCCTGATGTTTATCTGTGCGGCTATTGTTTCCGGTTCTTTTCCGGTGGTGGCAGCTATCAGTCATGCCCTCGACCCCATCGTTCTCACCCTGATTCGTTTTGCTCTCGCCACCATCGTTTTTGCCCCAATCGTCTGGGTTCGTTACAGTTTTGTGATCTCTCCCGGGACTTTTTTCCGTTATTCTCTGATTTCTGCCACCCTGGTCTTTTTCTTCTGGTGTATGTTTCTCTCGCTTCGTTATACAACTGCCTTAAGCAGCAGTGCGATTTATACCATCGTTCCTGGTCTGGCCGGTGTCTACGCCATGCTTATCAACAAGGAAAGACTTGGGAGAGCACGTTTGATAGCTCTTTTTTTAGGAATAGCAGGAGCCCTGTGGATAATTTTTAAAGGGGATGTTGCTTTGCTTGCAGAATTTTCCTGGAATAGAGGAGATCTGATCTTTCTTGCTGGTTGTTTTTTTGTCGGCCTGTATGGCCCACTGGTTGGCTTGTTTCATCGGGGCGAGCCTATGCTGCAGATGTCCTTCTGGATCATGTTTACCGGTACCTTGTGGTTGCTTCTGCTGGCAGGGTCCAGATTGTCAGATGTCTCCTGGGCTAGTGTTTCCCTAGAGGTCTGGACCGGTATTGTCTACCTCGCAGTTTTTTCTACCAGCATTACGTTTTTTCTTACACAGTATTCCATTCTCTTTCTTGGTCCCACCCGAGTTATGGCATACTCTTATCTCAATCCTGCATTTGTTCTTGTGCTTGACCTGTTTTTTTATGGAACATGGCCGGGAGTGCGAATTCTTCCAGGTGTTCTTATTGTTTTGGCAGCCATGGTGGTCGTACAGCGGATGAAGTCTCCAGGTAAATAA